Below is a genomic region from Microbacterium esteraromaticum.
GCGGGCGCAGCTCGTGCTGTGGCTGGACTACCCGTGGTCAGTGGTGCGCTCCCGCCTCGTACGCCGGACCGTGGCACGTCATGTGCTGCGCACCGAGCTCTGGAACGGCAATCGCGAGCGCGGGCTGGCCAACATCTTCAATCGGGATGCCGAGGAGAACATCCTGCTCTGGCAGACGCGCACTCTGCACAAGTGGGCCGAGCGCATGCCCGCGGTCGAGGCGCGATTCCCCCACCTGACGATCGTGCGCTTCACGCACCCCCGCGAGACGGAGCGCTGGCTTCGTGCTCAGGCCGACCCGTCGGGTGCGTTCACGGCCCCGCCGAAGCGGCGGTCGCGCGACAGGTAGATCTCGATCGCCCGCCAGAGCTCCTCGCGTGAGAAGTCCGGCCACAGCGTGTCGAGGAAGACCATCTCGGCGTACGCCGCCTGCCAGAGCAGGAAGTTGGAGGTGCGCTGCTCCCCCGAGCTGCGCAGGAACAGGTCGACGTCCGGCATGTCGGGCACGTACAGATGCCTGCGGATCTGCTTCTCGGTGATCGCGCTCGGACGCATCCGCCCCGCCTTCACCTCTTCGGCCATCGCACGCATCGCATCGACCAGCTCCACGCGGCCGCCGTAGTTCACGCACATGGTGAGGGTGAGAACGTCGTTGTCCTTCGTGAGCTGCTCGGCGAACTGCAGCTCCTTGATGACCGAGCCCCACAGCCGCGGCTTGCGTCCCGCCCAGCGCACGCGCACGCCCCACTCGTTGAGCTGGTCTCGGCGGCGGTGCAGCACATCGCGGTTGTACCCCATGAGGAAGCGCACCTCCTCGGGTGAGCGCGCCCAGTTCTCTGTCGAGAAGGCGTAGACCGACAGGTGCTTCACACCGGCCTGGACGGCGCCCGCGACGACGTCGAGCAGCACCTCCTCACCGGCTTTGTGACCCTCGATGCGATTGAGGCCGCGGCGGTTCGCCCAGCGCCCATTGCCGTCCATCACGATCGCGACGTGCTGGGGCACCGCGGGGAACGCCGGCGGGGTCTTGCCCGTCCAGTCGAGCGGGCGGAAAGGCACCGCGTCCTTGTGCGTGTACGGCTTCGGGGTCACCGTGCTCCAATGCTCGAGGGGCGACTGAGGTGCTCGAGCGAGCGGATGCCTCGCTCGAGGTGCCACTGGGCGTACGCGGCGATCGTGCCGGATGCCGCGGCCAGGTCGGCCGGCGACGCGGCATCGACCGTCGTCCAGTCGCCGCCCATCAAGGCGCGCAGCAGCGCGAGGGCCGACATCGCGATGCGCGGGCTGCCTGCCGGCGCGCATGAGTCGCAGACCGACCCTCCCAGCGGAGCGCCGAAGTGGCGGTGCGGGCCGGGGGCGCCGCACCGGGCGCAGTGGTCGAGCGAGGGCGCCCAGCCCGACAGCGCCATGACCCTCAGCAGGTACGAGTCGAGGATGCTGCGGGCGGCATGCTCGCCGCGCGACAGTGATCGCAGACCGCCGACGAGCAGCAGGTACTGCTCGGCCGTCGCCTCTGCCTCGTTGAGCCGATCGGCCGTCTCGACCATCGCGCTGGCCGCCGTGAAGCGCTCGTAGTCGACGGCGATGTCGGCGCCGTACGCGCCGAGCGAGTCCGCCTGCTGGACGATGTCGAGAGTGCGGCCCTTGTACATCTGCACATCGGCGACCATGAACGGCTCGAGTCGCGAGCCGAACTTCGATGACGTGCGCCTGACACCCTTCGCGACGGCGCGGATCTTGCCGTTGCGCCGCGAGAGCATCGTGACGATGCGATCGGCTTCACCCAGCTTGTGGGTGCGCAGGATCACCGCTTCGTCTCGGTAGGTGGGCACTCAACGATTATCTCCCGGGCACGAGAGAATGGACGGGTGACGGAACCGCTCTTCACCATCCCGCTCTGGGCCGATCTTCTCGGCGTCGGGCTCGGGGGCATCCAAGGGGCGATGTTCGCCTCCGGCTTCCAGGGTCAGCGCCGGCTGGACTGGCTCGGCGTCGCGATCATCGGCATCATGATTGGCATGGGCGGCGGTCTCATCCGCGATCTGCTGATCGGCCAGCCGCCGGCGACCCTGCAGAACGACTGGTACCTCATCACCGCGGGCGGCGCTGCGCTGTTCGGGATGCTGCTCGCCGGCGTCTTCAATCGAATCAACACGCTCATCGTCGTACTCGACGCCGCCGTCATCGGCATGTTCGGGGCGTTCGGGGTGAGCAAGGCGATCGCCTTCGGCATCCCGCCCGTCCCGGCCGTCTTCATCGGCGTGTGCGCCGCTGTCGGCGGCGGCGTGCTTCGCGACGTCCTGATGGGGCTGCCGGTCGCCATCATGCACGTCGGATCGCTGTACGCCGTGGCCGCCGGCGTCGGATGCACGGCGATCGTCATCCTGCACGCTTGTGACGTCTCCATCACTGTCGCGGCGGTGATCGGCATCGTCGTGACGGCGGTCATCCGCGTGCTCGCGGTCGTGTTCGACGTGTCCCTGCCCGAGCAGCGGCGCCTGTACCGCCGCAAGGTCGCCACCGAGACCGGGATGATCCCGATCATCAAGCCCTGACGTCGCTCAGCGCGACGGGCCACCCTGCTCGAGGATCGGCGCGAGTCCATCGAGCACACGTTCCAGGCCGAAACGCCACGCGGCGTCCGGATCGTACGCACCGTCGAACTCGGCACCCGCTGTGGCGCCGACCTGCTGAGCGAGCGGATGTCTGTCACCCAGGTGCCCGGCCAGCGGCGTTGCGACCGCATCCCAGTCCAGGCCCTCGGCGCTCTGCGCCTCGAGACGGCGCAGAGCGCCGGCCATGGCGAAGTCGAGCACGAACGACAGCGCGGCGTCCCGTTGCACGTCGTCGAGCCCCAGACCGTCGAACACCGCCAGCTCACGGTCGTACTTCGCAATCGTTCCCGGACCGAGCACGACGCGCGGGTCGTGCACCTCGAGCAGCCAGGGCTGCGCGCACAGCAGGTCGCGATTGTCATGGGCGAGACAACGCACTCGATCACGCCACGGCGACGCGTCGCCGCCGGAAACCGGGGCGGGCATCCGCATGTACGCGAGGTCCGCCATCAGCACCAGCAGGTCTTCACGGCTGTTGACGTACGTGTACACCGCCATCGGCGTCAGGCCGAGCCGCTGTGCCAGCGCCCGCACCGTCACCGCCGGAAGGCCCCCGTCGTCCGCAAGGGCGATCGCGCTCGAGATCACCTCACCCGGCGTCGTCCGCCGGCGCGGGCCGCGTCGGGCGGGACCCGCGGCGGAGTCGTCGCGCCACAGCAGATCGATCAGATCGGGCATCGGGGAATACCTCCTCACGTCATGCGCTTACTCTATACGTTGTATAGAAAAATGACCGGAGGCTCCATGAACATCACCCGCACCGCCATCTCGCTCAACGTCGCCGACATCGCCGCATCCGCCTCCTTCGCCATCACGCAGTTCGGCTATCAGGAGGAGATGGCCGCCGACGGCTTCATCTCACTCACGCACCCGAGCATCGGGGGAAACCTCATCTTCCTCGAGACGGGGCTGAGCACCTTTCGTCCGGCCGAAATCGCCGGCCCCGCAGGACAGGGACTGCTGCTCGTCTTCGTGGTCGATGACCTCGACGAGCAGTTCGCCCGCATCGCCGCGTCCGGCGCACGAGTGGTGACCGAACCCGAGACCGAGCCGTGGGGCGAGCGGTACTGCCAGTTCGCCGACCCCAACGGGATCATCTGGCAGCTTGTCCAGTGGGTCGACTGAGACCCAGCAGCACGATGGCCCCGGGCTCGCGTCCCGGGGCCATCGAGATGAACCTCAGACGGCGACCAGTTCCTGCTCGCGGGTGCGGATCGAGCGGTTCACGCACGAGACGATGGCCTTGAGGGATGCCGTCGAGATGTCGCCGTCGATGCCGACGCCCCACAGACGCTGGTCGTCGACCTGCAGCTCGACGTACGCGGCCGCCTGCGCGTCGCCGCCGGTCGAGAGAGTGTGCTCGACGTAGTCGTAGAGCGAGATATCGAACCCTCGCTCCCGCAGGATCTCGATGAATGCCGCGATCGGGCCGTTGCCCGTGCCGGATGCCGGTTCGCTGCCCTCGCCGTCGCGCAGCACGATGTCGAGCGAGACCTCTCCCGACATGTCGCTGCGGGTCTGAGTGCCGAGCAGCTCGAAGCGGCCCCACTTGTGCTCGGCCTCGTCGGCCGGCAGATACTCGTCGGTGAAGATCGACCAGATCTGGTCGCTGGTGACCTCGCCGCCCTCGGCATCCGTCTTCGCCTGCACGACACCCGAGAACTCGATCTGCAGCTTGCGCGGCAGGTCGAGGGCGTGGTCGGTCTTCAGCAGGTAGGCGACCCCTCCCTTGCCCGACTGCGAGTTGACGCGGATGACCGCTTCGTACGAGCGGCCGAGATCCTTCGGATCGACCGGCAGGTAGGGCACGCCCCACTCGATCTGGTCGACCGAGACGCCCTGCTCGTCCGCCTTCGCCGCCATGGCCTCGAAGCCCTTCTTGATGGCGTCCTGGTGCGATCCGCTGAATGCCGTGAAGACCAGGTCGCCTGCCCACGGGCTGCGCTCCGGCACGGGCAGCTGGTTGCAGTACTCGACCGTGCGCTTGACCTGATCGATGTCGCTGAAGTCGATCTGAGGGTCGATGCCCTGCGTGAACAGGTTGATGCCGAGCGCCACCAGGTCGACGTTGCCGGTGCGCTCGCCGTTGCCGAACAGGCATCCCTCGATGCGATCGGCGCCGGCCAGATAGCCGAGCTCGGCGGCCGCGATCGCGGTGCCACGGTCGTTGTGCGGGTGCAGCGAGAGGATGACGTTCTCACGGTGCGCCAGATTGCGGTTCATCCACTCGATCGAATCGGCGTACACGTTCGGCGAGGCCATCTCGACCGTCGCGGGCA
It encodes:
- a CDS encoding AAA family ATPase; amino-acid sequence: MLRAQDPLPFRPERVLIAGVTGSGKTTLARRVAARWGVRHVEIDALFHGPDWIPRPSFLDDVRAFAAEDRWVTEWQYTSKGTDEILAPRAQLVLWLDYPWSVVRSRLVRRTVARHVLRTELWNGNRERGLANIFNRDAEENILLWQTRTLHKWAERMPAVEARFPHLTIVRFTHPRETERWLRAQADPSGAFTAPPKRRSRDR
- a CDS encoding isoprenyl transferase, with the protein product MTPKPYTHKDAVPFRPLDWTGKTPPAFPAVPQHVAIVMDGNGRWANRRGLNRIEGHKAGEEVLLDVVAGAVQAGVKHLSVYAFSTENWARSPEEVRFLMGYNRDVLHRRRDQLNEWGVRVRWAGRKPRLWGSVIKELQFAEQLTKDNDVLTLTMCVNYGGRVELVDAMRAMAEEVKAGRMRPSAITEKQIRRHLYVPDMPDVDLFLRSSGEQRTSNFLLWQAAYAEMVFLDTLWPDFSREELWRAIEIYLSRDRRFGGAVNAPDGSA
- the recO gene encoding DNA repair protein RecO; translation: MPTYRDEAVILRTHKLGEADRIVTMLSRRNGKIRAVAKGVRRTSSKFGSRLEPFMVADVQMYKGRTLDIVQQADSLGAYGADIAVDYERFTAASAMVETADRLNEAEATAEQYLLLVGGLRSLSRGEHAARSILDSYLLRVMALSGWAPSLDHCARCGAPGPHRHFGAPLGGSVCDSCAPAGSPRIAMSALALLRALMGGDWTTVDAASPADLAAASGTIAAYAQWHLERGIRSLEHLSRPSSIGAR
- a CDS encoding trimeric intracellular cation channel family protein yields the protein MTEPLFTIPLWADLLGVGLGGIQGAMFASGFQGQRRLDWLGVAIIGIMIGMGGGLIRDLLIGQPPATLQNDWYLITAGGAALFGMLLAGVFNRINTLIVVLDAAVIGMFGAFGVSKAIAFGIPPVPAVFIGVCAAVGGGVLRDVLMGLPVAIMHVGSLYAVAAGVGCTAIVILHACDVSITVAAVIGIVVTAVIRVLAVVFDVSLPEQRRLYRRKVATETGMIPIIKP
- a CDS encoding TetR/AcrR family transcriptional regulator yields the protein MPDLIDLLWRDDSAAGPARRGPRRRTTPGEVISSAIALADDGGLPAVTVRALAQRLGLTPMAVYTYVNSREDLLVLMADLAYMRMPAPVSGGDASPWRDRVRCLAHDNRDLLCAQPWLLEVHDPRVVLGPGTIAKYDRELAVFDGLGLDDVQRDAALSFVLDFAMAGALRRLEAQSAEGLDWDAVATPLAGHLGDRHPLAQQVGATAGAEFDGAYDPDAAWRFGLERVLDGLAPILEQGGPSR
- a CDS encoding VOC family protein; translated protein: MTGGSMNITRTAISLNVADIAASASFAITQFGYQEEMAADGFISLTHPSIGGNLIFLETGLSTFRPAEIAGPAGQGLLLVFVVDDLDEQFARIAASGARVVTEPETEPWGERYCQFADPNGIIWQLVQWVD
- the leuA gene encoding 2-isopropylmalate synthase, translating into MKNHQKPSAMPVHKYRPFHEQIRIELEDRTWPSKRITEAPRWCAVDLRDGNQALIDPMSPERKRVMFELLVSMGYKEIEVGFPSASQTDFDFVRQLIEEDLIPDDVTIQVLTQCREHLIDRTYEAIAGAKQAIVHFYNSTSVLQREVVFRSDREGVKQIALEGARLCRQFEKRIPDTQVYYEYSPESYTGTELEYAVEVCNAVLDVLEPTPDRKVIINLPATVEMASPNVYADSIEWMNRNLAHRENVILSLHPHNDRGTAIAAAELGYLAGADRIEGCLFGNGERTGNVDLVALGINLFTQGIDPQIDFSDIDQVKRTVEYCNQLPVPERSPWAGDLVFTAFSGSHQDAIKKGFEAMAAKADEQGVSVDQIEWGVPYLPVDPKDLGRSYEAVIRVNSQSGKGGVAYLLKTDHALDLPRKLQIEFSGVVQAKTDAEGGEVTSDQIWSIFTDEYLPADEAEHKWGRFELLGTQTRSDMSGEVSLDIVLRDGEGSEPASGTGNGPIAAFIEILRERGFDISLYDYVEHTLSTGGDAQAAAYVELQVDDQRLWGVGIDGDISTASLKAIVSCVNRSIRTREQELVAV